A genomic segment from Eremothecium gossypii ATCC 10895 chromosome III, complete sequence encodes:
- the BZZ1 gene encoding Bzz1p (Syntenic homolog of Saccharomyces cerevisiae YHR114W (BZZ1)), with protein MSNISIGNDLKDSYTETRKWVIGNTKWLQDLASFYHERSKLEREYGEKLAGLTKEYFGRKSNSTVVLSVGETPTITPGSLESASQVAWNEVLSQTENVAKDHKRLAKEMQTQVADQLASLEKRCDLILNTIDGFNHELVNKRDYAYSCLEKAKKRYDESCQAMEAARQKQSKSGSSSKAQRKVDEKEHEMNIAKNDYLIQINQTNRLKDKYYFQDVPEALDLLQDLNESRIRVLNSIWRRASDLEREAHKKIDERLSAADDVVGQNYPHLDTSMFIKHNFREWKEPDDYQYVPSPVWHDDETFSVPSDVELHDLKIRLAKAQNSYNRLQLVVHDEMSTLTQLNKKKQEMKLNAAVDPYEFQELLKKYLATVSSFTTHETSKLEAEVEIESIQNNVGDSHDLSKEGLDISRRFKKSSMFGMFKRATAPRSTGANDDISEMSVDVASKSSPKHHGLSLFRSKRIRAQSTESSGMQSSTMDDSSSMMSISNEEHKGGNRVLFPYTKQDEDEVTIAPGNSIVLLRQDDGSGWVKIRNASTQQEGLVPSTYVEINEHHSIGKPVPRAPPPRKGAAPLKTVTAIYDYSAQDDDEISIRAGDVIKVLRGDTGNGWTYGEVNGSKGLFPSNYCN; from the coding sequence ATGTCTAATATTTCGATAGGAAACGATCTAAAAGACTCCTATACGGAGACACGCAAGTGGGTGATAGGCAACACCAAGTGGTTGCAGGACCTCGCATCGTTTTACCATGAGCGGTCGAAGCTAGAGCGAGAGTACGGCGAGAAGCTTGCGGGGTTGACGAAGGAATACTTTGGGCGCAAAAGCAACAGTACGGTGGTGCTATCGGTAGGGGAGACGCCAACAATCACGCCGGGGTCACTCGAGAGTGCGTCGCAGGTGGCGTGGAACGAGGTGCTCTCGCAGACGGAGAACGTGGCGAAGGACCACAAGCGGCTAGCGAAGGAGATGCAGACGCAGGTGGCGGACCAGTTGGCGTCGTTGGAGAAGCGGTGCGATCTGATTCTCAACACGATCGACGGATTTAACCACGAGTTGGTGAACAAGCGGGACTACGCGTACAGCTGCTTGGAGAAGGCGAAGAAGCGGTATGATGAGAGCTGCCAGGCCATGGAGGCGGCGCGCCAGAAACAGTCCAAGTCCGGGTCGTCCAGCAAGGCTCAGCGCAAGGTGGACGAGAAGGAGCACGAAATGAACATCGCGAAGAACGACTACTTGATTCAGATCAACCAGACGAACCGGCTCAAGGACAAGTACTACTTCCAAGATGTGCCCGAGGCGCTGGACTTGCTCCAGGACCTCAACGAGTCGCGCATCCGCGTGCTAAACAGCATCTGGCGGCGCGCCAGCGACTTGGAGCGCGAGGCACACAAGAAAATCGACGAGCGCTTGTCGGCCGCGGACGACGTTGTCGGACAGAACTACCCACACTTGGACACCTCCATGTTCATTAAGCACAATTTCCGCGAGTGGAAGGAACCTGATGATTACCAGTATGTGCCTTCGCCCGTGTGGCACGATGATGAGACCTTCTCTGTTCCGTCCGACGTTGAGCTCCATGACTTGAAGATCCGCTTGGCCAAGGCGCAGAACTCGTACAATCGCTTGCAGCTAGTGGTGCACGATGAGATGTCCACGTTGACGCAATTGaacaagaagaagcaggAGATGAAGCTCAATGCGGCGGTGGACCCCTACGAATTCCAAGAGTTGTTGAAAAAGTACTTGGCGACGGTATCCTCCTTCACAACGCACGAGACGTCGAAACTAGAGGCGGAGGTCGAAATCGAGAGCATCCAGAATAATGTCGGGGATAGTCATGACCTCAGCAAGGAGGGCCTTGATATATCTCGCCGCTTCAAGAAGTCCAGTATGTTCGGGATGTTCAAGCGTGCCACCGCCCCGCGCAGCACTGGCGCGAATGACGACATCTCTGAGATGTCCGTCGACGTTGCTTCCAAATCATCTCCGAAGCACCATGGCTTAAGTCTATTCCGAAGTAAGCGCATTCGCGCCCAGAGCACTGAGTCTTCTGGTATGCAGAGCAGCACGATGGACGACTCGAGCTCCATGATGTCAATCAGTAATGAGGAGCACAAGGGCGGCAACCGCGTGTTGTTCCCTTACACCAAGCAGGATGAAGACGAGGTGACGATCGCACCCGGCAACTCAATTGTTCTTCTACGCCAGGATGACGGCTCTGGATGGGTCAAGATTCGCAACGCCAGCACACAACAGGAGGGACTAGTTCCGTCGACCTACGTCGAAATCAACGAGCACCATTCCATAGGCAAGCCTGTACctcgcgctcctcctccacggAAGGGTGCAGCTCCCTTAAAGACCGTCACTGCCATCTACGATTACTCGGCTCAGGATGACGACGAGATCAGCATCCGTGCAGGCGACGTCATCAAGGTCTTGCGCGGCGACACTGGCAACGGCTGGACCTACGGTGAGGTAAATGGGAGCAAGGGCCTCTTCCCCAGTAACTACTGTAACTGA
- a CDS encoding ACR267Cp (Syntenic homolog of Saccharomyces cerevisiae YNL116W (DMA2) and YHR115C (DMA1)): MAGESQRRRGQSINSILTSFGIRQQTNELNGGQGQHVQPMDIQPVAAATGSQVSLGSNITPTVTVAAGGAGGGGNLASMLGTTPFDAEEAAAAGTEGSTNSATLVQAGVGAGAHLPITLVLGQSDAEASGNHNVSSAAFEGKDSGLASLKNVRHFIYPAVPPADANKLNIELAHDGRTIEQQDENTIKMLKDKNGLFSLRLTPFIDHSTTNNPGLFFDPIVRTAGPSSQLVIGRYTERVREAIGSLPDHFHPVVFKSKVVSRTHGVFKVDEQGNWYVRDVKSSSGTFLNQMRLAQASVMSKDYPLKDGDILQLGMDFRGGTEEIYRCVKMRVELNKSWKRRANAFNKEALARLRNLQKLTAGLEEEDCSICLCKIKPCQAIFISPCSHSWHYQCIRRLVMTQYPQFICPNCRSSCDLEASLDSEDEEEDEVGKEGHYKEEAAIESRTRSPLAAAIQEENEEDIQMLS, encoded by the coding sequence ATGGCAGGGGAGTCACAGAGAAGAAGGGGACAAAGTATCAACTCGATATTGACGTCTTTTGGGATCAGACAACAAACAAACGAGCTGAACGGAGGGCAGGGGCAGCACGTACAGCCCATGGATATCCAACCTGTAGCAGCGGCAACGGGTTCACAGGTGAGCCTCGGATCTAATATTACGCCGACGGTGACGGTTGCAGCAGGAGGCGCGGGGGGCGGCGGGAACCTGGCGAGCATGCTCGGGACGACCCCCTTCGacgcggaggaggcggcggccgcgggaACGGAGGGCTCGACAAACTCGGCGACGCTGGTGCAGGCGGGCGTgggcgcaggcgcgcaTCTGCCGATCACATTGGTGCTCGGGCAGTCAGATGCGGAGGCCAGCGGCAACCACAACGTTTCGTCCGCTGCGTTCGAGGGCAAGGACTCGGGTCTAGCATCGCTCAAGAACGTGCGGCACTTTATCTACCCTGCGGTGCCGCCGGCGGACGCCAATAAGCTCAACATAGAGTTGGCGCATGATGGGCGTACGATTGAGCAGCAAGACGAAAATACAATAAAGATGCTCAAGGACAAGAACGGGCTCTTCTCGCTCCGGTTAACGCCGTTCATTGACCACTCGACCACGAATAATCCGGGGCTCTTTTTTGATCCCATCGTGCGGACCGCAGGCCCCAGCTCGCAGTTGGTTATCGGGCGTTACACAGAACGGGTTCGCGAGGCGATCGGCTCGCTCCCGGATCATTTCCACCCCGTGGTATTCAAGAGCAAGGTTGTGTCGCGCACACACGGGGTGTTTAAGGTGGATGAGCAGGGCAATTGGTATGTGCGCGACGTCAAGTCCTCGTCCGGCACGTTCCTTAATCAGATGCGGCTTGCACAGGCATCGGTTATGTCGAAAGACTACCCCTTGAAAGACGGCGACATATTGCAGCTGGGAATGGATTTCCGTGGCGGCACAGAGGAGATATATAGATGCGTCAAAATGAGAGTCGAGTTGAACAAATCGTGGAAGCGAAGGGCCAACGCGTTCAACAAAGAGGCACTAGCCCGCCTACGGAACCTACAAAAGCTAACGGCAGGCCTTGAGGAGGAAGATTGCTCAATCTGCCTATGTAAAATTAAGCCCTGCCAGGCCATCTTCATATCCCCTTGTTCGCATAGTTGGCACTACCAGTGCATACGCCGACTAGTGATGACACAGTACCCACAGTTTATATGCCCTAATTGCAGATCTTCCTGCGACCTGGAGGCCAGTTTGGATTCCGAAGACGAGGAAGAAGACGAGGTGGGCAAAGAGGGCCATTACAAAGAAGAGGCAGCTATAGAATCACGCACGCGCAGCCCGCTAGCTGCCGCCATTCAGGAGGAAAATGAGGAGGATATACAGATGTTGAGCTAA
- the MLS1 gene encoding malate synthase MLS1 (Syntenic homolog of Saccharomyces cerevisiae YNL117W (MLS1) and Non-syntenic homolog of Saccharomyces cerevisiae YIR031C (DAL7)), with amino-acid sequence MVAVSLERVQVLGQIDAEPRFKPSTTTVADIVTKEALEFVVLLHRTFNGRRKDLLARRQELQQRLDSGEATLDFLPETRAIREDPTWQGPPLAPGLVNRSTEITGPPLRNMLINALNADVNTYMTDFEDSLAPTWENITYGQVNLYDLIRSRADFAVGSKQYQLRDRFERLATLLVRPRGWHMVDKHVLVDDEPISASILDFGLYFFHNAAKLVEVGKGPYFYLPKMEHHLEAKLWNDIFNVAQDYIGMRRGTVRATVLIETLPASFQMDEIIWQLRQHSAGLNCGRWDYIFSTIKKLRGQSQHVLPDRDQVTMTSPFMDAYVKSLIRTCHRRGVHAMGGMAAQIPIKDDPAANEAALAKVRADKIRELQNGHDGSWVAHPALVPICNEVFRNMGTPNQIHVVPEVHIGARDLVNTSISGGRVTIAGIRQNLDIGLQYMEAWLRGSGCVPINNLMEDAATAEVSRCQLHQWVRHRVKLADTGENVTPDLVRGLLRERTDALARASRAGSSNKFALAAKYLEPEITAERFTDFLTTLLYDEIVTPTNASKSRL; translated from the coding sequence ATGGTAGCAGTCAGCTTAGAAAGAGTGCAGGTGCTCGGGCAGATCGACGCGGAGCCACGGTTCAAGCCGTCGACGACGACAGTGGCGGACATCGTGACGaaggaggcgctggagtttgtggtgctgctgcaccgCACGTTTAACGGGCGGCGGAAGGACCTGcttgcgcggcggcaggagctgcagcagcggtTGGACAGCGGGGAGGCGACGCTGGACTTCCTGCCGGAGACGCGGGCGATCCGCGAGGACCCGACGTGGCAGGggccgccgctggcgccggGCTTGGTGAACCGTTCGACGGAGATCACGGGCCCGCCGCTGCGGAACATGCTGATCAACGCGCTGAACGCGGACGTGAACACCTACATGACGGACTTCGAGGACTCGCTGGCGCCGACGTGGGAGAACATCACGTACGGGCAGGTCAACCTGTACGACTTGATCCGCAGCCGCGCGGACTTTGCGGTGGGCAGCAAGCAGTACCAGCTGCGCGACCGGTTTGAGCGGCTGGCGACGCTGCTGgtgcggccgcgcgggTGGCACATGGTAGACAAGCACGTGCTTGTCGACGACGAGCCCATCAGCGCCTCGATCCTGGACTTCGGACTTTACTTCTTCCACAACGCGGCTAAGCTAGTGGAGGTGGGCAAGGGCCCATACTTCTACCTGCCCAAGATGGAGCACCACCTGGAGGCCAAGCTGTGGAACGACATTTTCAACGTGGCGCAGGACTACATCGGCATGCGCCGCGGCACCGTGCGTGCGACCGTGCTGATCGAGACTCTGCCTGCCTCGTTCCAGATGGACGAGATCATCTGGCAGCTGCGCCAACACTCCGCAGGCCTCAATTGCGGGCGCTGGGACTACATCTTCAGCACCATCAAGAAGCTGCGCGGGCAGTCGCAGCACGTGCTGCCTGACCGTGACCAGGTCACGATGACCTCACCGTTCATGGACGCCTACGTCAAGAGCCTGATCCGCACGTGCCACCGCCGCGGCGTACACGCCATGGGCGGTATGGCCGCGCAGATCCCCATTAAGGACGACCCCGCCGCGAACGAGGCCGCGCTCGCCAAGGTCCGCGCAGACAAGATCCGCGAGCTGCAGAACGGCCATGACGGCTCCTGGGTCGCACACCCCGCGCTCGTGCCCATCTGCAACGAGGTCTTCCGCAACATGGGCACGCCGAACCAAATCCACGTTGTGCCCGAGGTCCACATCGGCGCGCGCGACCTCGTCAACACCTCCATCTCCGGCGGCCGCGTCACGATCGCGGGTATCCGCCAGAACCTGGACATCGGCCTGCAGTACATGGAGGCCTGGCTGCGCGGAAGCGGCTGTGTCCCCATCAACAATCTGATGGAGGACGCCGCCACCGCAGAGGTCTCGCGCTGCCAGCTTCACCAGTGGGTCCGCCACCGCGTCAAGCTCGCGGACACTGGCGAGAACGTCACCCCGGACCTCGTCCGCGGCCTCTTGCGCGAGCGCACCGACGCCCTGGCTCGTGCCAGTCGCGCCGGCTCATCGAACAAGTTTGCGCTGGCCGCTAAGTACCTCGAGCCGGAGATTACCGCCGAGCGCTTCACGGACTTCCTCACCACCTTGTTGTACGACGAGATCGTGACCCCCACAAACGCCTCAAAGTCGCGTCTCTGA
- a CDS encoding substrate-binding domain-containing protein (NOHBY333; No homolog in Saccharomyces cerevisiae; Syntenic homolog of Saccharomyces kluyveri SAKL0E10868), with protein sequence MHSVRVGYIPEHFSAPLLFAQTLGFFAQRGVTAKLVPFPSGSGHLIQALDAGELDLALGLTEAFVRGIADTPAGAAPRYQIAGTYVRSPLNWAVSVGAASPLEHVDQLDGGRVGVSRVGSGSYVMSYVLALQRGFRRPFAAHPVCHTFAGLRAAVNDGAADAFLWEHFTSKRYHDAGEIRLLGNIPTPWPSWVLVKHTALEPAALAAFAAALDDGIAHFEAHPEAAVALITQHFDYSAEDAAAWRTTVRFHRPCCTLHDRTAVVDATLAVLQAAGVLRHAADPELVQRNVERGLYAAPAGEI encoded by the coding sequence ATGCACTCCGTCCGCGTCGGCTACATCCCAGAGCACTTcagcgcgccgctgctgtTTGCGCAGACGCTCGGCTTCTttgcgcagcgcggcgtcACCGCCAAGCTCGTGCCCTTCCCTAGCGGCTCTGGCCACCTGATCCAGGCGCTCGACGCCGGCGAGCTCGACCTCGCGCTCGGCCTCACCGAGGCGTTCGTGCGCGGCATCGCAGACACGCcagccggcgccgcgccgcgctACCAGATTGCCGGCACCTACGTGCGCTCGCCACTCAACTGGGCCGTCTCCGTCGGCGCCGCGTCGCCCCTGGAGCACGTGGACCAGCTGGACGGCGGCCGCGTCGGCGTGTCACGCGTCGGCAGCGGCTCGTACGTCATGAGCTATGTGCTCGCCCTGCAGCGCGGCTTCCGCCGGCCCTTTGCCGCGCATCCGGTGTGCCACACCTTTGCCGGcctgcgcgccgccgtcAACGACGGCGCCGCGGACGCTTTCCTGTGGGAGCACTTTACCTCCAAGCGCTACCACGACGCGGGCGAGATCCGCCTGCTGGGCAACATCCCCACCCCCTGGCCCTCGTGGGTGCTGGTTAAGCACACCGCGCTAGagcccgccgcgctggccgCCTTCGCGGCTGCGCTGGACGACGGCATCGCGCACTTTGAGGCGCATcccgaagccgcagtcgCGCTAATCACGCAGCATTTCGACTACTCGGCCGAGGACGCGGCCGCGTGGCGCACTACGGTGCGCTTCCATCGGCCCTGCTGCACGTTGCACGACCGCACAGCCGTAGTCGACGCCACCCTGGCCGTGCTGCAGGCCGCGGGTGTCCTCCGTCACGCGGCGGATCCGGAGCTAGTGCAGCGCAACGTTGAACGCGGGCTCTAcgcggcgcccgcgggCGAGATTTAG
- the DCP2 gene encoding decapping enzyme complex catalytic subunit (Syntenic homolog of Saccharomyces cerevisiae YNL118C (DCP2)) — protein sequence MSLPLRNPLDSVSLERALEDLIVRFIINVPPEDLATVERELFHFEEAQWFYTDFVKLTNPHLPNMKFKTFASYVISLCPLVWKWQDVNPEEALQKFSKYKKSIPVRGAAIFNETLNKILLVKGTESDSWSFPRGKISKDEDDVDCCIREVMEEIGFDLTNYVLEDQYIERNIGGKNYKIYLVKGVPQDFAFKPQVRNEIEKIEWRDFWKLSRSIHKSNNKFYLVSSMVKPLSLWVKKQKQIQGEEQLKQYAEEQLKLLLGIGTQEEAADPGRDLLNMLQSSVGQKKPLVFSDDESQASISTSAPTTVPPAPSTANSQSVQPIAAGAYAGYPFPFPQYPIPGMQTINPFQFVQSSHQGVFATHSTFTTSHQYPQAQAPQTQQPVPGAVVYPVQSQLQQAYQPPHTPVVKPSVIEDRAPHSKQLLELLKNPRKPEVEDESTAKTLLKLLKNPTKENRTSANTVPSSKGAVSGPSGGRSISGQSIDTANLPSGMASSMGAKSTAIPLYSPRSSLSEMTLPDEPLGGYEEFESSSEEEQGEELAYMNLQEPTSSVMESNAKVENNTLDNISHVDTSGNLSTRSLQSEKTEKSKPTAKPKIKLLKRGETLTPLTPSISSQTATSESSAAGPTVPSEKDVSSRIQNSQGNELLDVLKSKAQPEPSVASTSPAKELLNTLNKPQGSVYQNLLFGANHRKSDDESSPRHSPVSQQARTHEFLNLLKRPQAKAENEELQSVLLTPPANSGMVQNSSTLPNIPYGNLHQDQAAALLFPQQPPQFQQPYAATNTNSKELLAILRKPASNQQKQLHEQTPANPVDQPTTLASEQQNLVKQQISNPSQSLQQGTPLQQPQPQHTQSPSNLHVTGNTAAAQELLGMLRKSRVVP from the coding sequence ATGTCGCTACCACTTCGAAACCCGTTGGACTCGGTGTCCCTCGAGCGGGCGCTGGAGGACCTGATTGTGCGGTTTATCATCAATGTGCCCCCGGAGGACCTGGCGACGGTGGAGCGGGAGCTGTTCCACTTTGAGGAGGCGCAGTGGTTCTACACGGATTTTGTGAAGCTCACGAACCCGCATCTGCCCAACATGAAGTTCAAGACGTTTGCGTCGTATGTGATCTCACTGTGCCCGCTTGTGTGGAAATGGCAGGACGTGAACCCCgaggaggcgctgcagaaGTTTTCGAAGTACAAGAAGTCGATCCCggtgcgcggcgcggcgaTCTTCAACGAGACGCTGAACAAGATTCTGCTGGTCAAGGGCACGGAGTCGGACTCGTGGTCCTTTCCGCGGGGCAAGATCTCgaaggacgaggacgatgTGGATTGCTGCATCCGGGAGGTGATGGAGGAGATCGGGTTCGACCTCACGAACTACGTTTTGGAGGATCAGTACATAGAGCGGAACATCGGCGGCAAGAACTACAAGATATATCTTGTCAAGGGCGTGCCACAGGACTTTGCGTTCAAGCCGCAGGTCCGGAACGAGATCGAGAAAATCGAATGGCGCGACTTTTGGAAGCTGTCGCGCTCGATCCACAAGTCCAACAACAAGTTCTATCTGGTGAGCTCGATGGTGAAGCCGCTGTCGCTGTGGGTGAAGAAGCAGAAACAGATTCAGGGCGAGGAGCAGTTGAAGCAGTACGCGGAGGAGCAGTTGAAGCTGCTTCTTGGGATTGGGACACAGGAGGAGGCTGCGGACCCGGGTCGCGATCTGCTAAACATGCTGCAGTCCTCCGTGGGGCAGAAGAAGCCGTTGGTGTTCTCGGACGACGAGTCCCAGGCGTCGATTTCGACGTCTGCGCCGACAACCGTGCCTCCGGCGCCGTCCACGGCGAACAGTCAGTCTGTGCAGCCGATTGCGGCAGGTGCGTATGCTGGCTATCCCTTCCCTTTCCCACAGTATCCTATTCCGGGTATGCAAACGATCAACCCTTTCCAATTTGTTCAAAGTTCGCATCAGGGCGTGTTTGCCACACACTCCACTTTTACTACCTCTCATCAGTACCCGCAGGCGCAGGCACCTCAAACCCAGCAGCCGGTTCCAGGCGCTGTTGTGTATCCCGTGCAATCGCAGCTACAACAGGCCTACCAGCCCCCGCACACTCCGGTGGTCAAGCCCAGCGTTATTGAAGATAGGGCGCCCCATTCTAAACAGTTGCTGGAGTTGTTGAAGAACCCACGCAAGCCTGAAGTGGAGGACGAAAGTACTGCGAAGACCCTACTGAAACTACTGAAGAATCCCACAAAGGAGAATAGAACAAGTGCGAACACAGTTCCTTCTTCGAAGGGTGCTGTTTCTGGGCCTTCTGGTGGACGGTCCATTTCAGGGCAGTCAATCGACACTGCCAATCTTCCCTCGGGAATGGCTTCAAGCATGGGTGCAAAAAGCACTGCGATACCATTGTATTCTCCTCGCTCTTCATTGTCGGAGATGACACTACCAGATGAGCCGTTGGGCGGGTATGAGGAGTTTGAAAGCAGTTCTGAAGAAGAACAGGGAGAAGAATTGGCCTATATGAATTTACAAGAACCTACCTCAAGTGTTATGGAAAGCAACGCCAAAGTGGAAAATAACACCTTGGACAATATATCTCACGTCGACACCAGCGGCAACCTGTCAACACGCTCTTTGCAAAGCGAAAAAACAGAAAAGTCGAAGCCCACTGCAAAGCCGAAGATTAAGCTTCTCAAGAGAGGTGAAACACTAACACCTCTGACCCCTAGCATATCGTCTCAAACTGCAACCAGCGAGTCCTCCGCTGCAGGACCTACAGTGCCTTCCGAGAAGGACGTGTCTTCTCGAATACAAAACTCGCAAGGAAATGAGTTGCTTGATGTACTCAAGTCAAAAGCGCAACCAGAGCCTTCGGTAGCTTCCACCTCCCCTGCTAAAGAGCTACTAAACACTCTCAATAAACCTCAGGGGTCTGTGTATCAAAACCTTTTGTTTGGCGCCAATCACCGTAAATCGGACGATGAATCTTCCCCCAGGCACTCGCCAGTATCACAACAAGCCAGAACCCATGAGTTTTTGAATCTTTTAAAGCGGCCTCAAGCCAAGGCCGAGAACGAAGAGCTACAATCTGTATTGTTAACACCTCCTGCTAATAGTGGTATGGTACAAAACTCCAGCACTCTACCTAATATCCCATACGGGAATTTGCATCAAGATCAGGCAGCAGCGTTATTGTTTCCGCAACAGCCTCCTCAGTTTCAACAGCCTTATGCTGCCACGAACACAAATTCGAAAGAACTGTTGGCTATATTGCGGAAGCCCGCATCCAACCAACAGAAGCAGCTGCATGAACAAACACCGGCAAACCCAGTTGACCAACCCACAACGCTTGCTTCAGAACAGCAGAACTTGGTGAAACAGCAAATATCTAATCCCTCACAATCTTTGCAACAGGGAACTCCTTTGCAACAGCCTCAGCCTCAGCATACTCAGTCACCGTCCAATTTACATGTAACAGGAAAtactgctgctgcacagGAGCTTCTAGGCATGCTCAGGAAATCACGCGTGGTTCCATAA
- the NCS2 gene encoding Ncs2p (Syntenic homolog of Saccharomyces cerevisiae YNL119W (NCS2)) has protein sequence MKCKRCTTSEGCLVSRNETFCGECFSRFVLLKFRKQMMMDEYCQQVFKVLYADKHRTAVEADEQNKRSVVLVPLSLGSSSLAMLDLLNQTLSEQRAAHNRTGFQVKVVLCGFSADMDELKRLAESLQTERLAMNSDCIKLYLLDLDRSFSTCEIHKLLLANDNHGSRKIATRENATLSSILDQFSRRSSRDDMLWFARQHLIKKFASQHQVKVIMWGHSVTRLADEVMSLVIKGRGAQIAATLDSTGMDVEYGALFKNLYPLRDVLLSEIDAYCSLSKLQRYIYNYSLQGSLFIKSQDEAAQANRAVPMAKNMTINELTRQYFDAVEKDYSNVISTIVRTASKLDYPISNGTEVIYCSICNNRVYVDPSKWLKSITVNNCHPPASDEDMSMLQMWESSSKGKETLARNQARSNIWSTAAEAPLCYGCVVTLNETKDRELNWPSREHDVSQVLAEFTLTDEE, from the coding sequence ATGAAATGCAAGCGGTGCACAACCAGCGAGGGATGCCTTGTATCTCGAAATGAGACGTTTTGCGGTGAATGCTTTTCTAGATTTGTGCTATTGAAGTTTCGTAAGCAGATGATGATGGATGAGTATTGTCAGCAAGTGTTTAAAGTTCTGTATGCAGACAAGCACCGCACAGCTGTGGAAGCCGATGAGCAAAATAAGCGCTCGGTGGTTCTTGTTCCTCTATCTCTGGGATCTTCGTCGCTTGCCATGCTGGATCTGCTAAATCAAACGTTAAGCGAGCAGCGGGCAGCACACAACCGGACTGGCTTCCAGGTGAAGGTAGTCTTATGCGGTTTTTCTGCAGACATGGACGAGCTCAAGAGGCTAGCTGAGTCTCTACAAACCGAACGTCTTGCCATGAATAGCGACTGTATTAAGCTCTACTTATTGGACCTGGATCGCTCGTTTTCTACCTGTGAGATTCACAAACTGCTTCTTGCAAATGACAACCACGGCTCACGCAAAATTGCGACTAGAGAAAATGCGACTTTGAGTAGCATACTAGATCAGTTCTCGAGACGGTCTTCCCGTGATGACATGCTGTGGTTTGCACGCCAACATTTGATTAAGAAATTTGCTAGTCAGCATCAAGTCAAGGTTATAATGTGGGGCCATTCCGTTACTCGGTTAGCTGATGAAGTCATGTCGCTGGTAATAAAAGGCCGCGGTGCCCAGATTGCGGCTACTCTCGACAGTACAGGCATGGATGTTGAATATGGTGCGCTTTTCAAGAACTTATATCCGCTTCGGGACGTTCTACTTTCAGAAATAGATGCCTATTGCAGTCTTTCTAAACTCCAGCGCTATATTTATAACTACAGTCTGCAAGGCTCGCTGTTTATTAAAAGCCAAGATGAAGCGGCTCAGGCTAACCGGGCTGTCCCCATGGCCAAAAATATGACCATCAATGAACTGACTAGACAATACTTTGATGCAGTGGAAAAGGATTACTCGAATGTGATCTCAACCATTGTGAGAACAGCTTCAAAGCTAGACTATCCGATATCTAATGGTACAGAGGTGATTTACTGTTCGATTTGTAATAACAGGGTGTATGTTGATCCGAGTAAGTGGTTGAAATCCATTACAGTGAATAACTGCCATCCTCCGGCAAGTGATGAGGACATGTCTATGTTGCAAATGTGGGAATCCTCCTCAAAGGGTAAGGAGACACTCGCACGAAATCAGGCTCGTTCCAATATTTGGTCGACGGCCGCAGAAGCACCGTTATGTTACGGATGTGTTGTAACATTGAATGAAACCAAGGACAGGGAGTTAAACTGGCCCTCGAGAGAACATGATGTTTCTCAGGTGCTGGCAGAATTTACTTTAACCGACGAAGAGTAG
- a CDS encoding ACR272Cp (Non-syntenic homolog of Saccharomyces cerevisiae YKL096W (CWP1); Tandem gene duplication in this genome) — MKFISSFFLGAAALANVVLADSEEFSFLGVRSASKFHLSAVHAEEGVLKIGGPGQALSGIITDDGKLKLSDGTYAVVKDNGALVESSQENGSSGFSVTDGYLQYVGNSGFFPVSNGNSYDLSVKPAEGSETAIGIRALNNAGAPIPDFP; from the coding sequence ATGAAGTTCATCTCCAGCTTTTTCCTAGGTGCCGCCGCTTTGGCTAATGTTGTTCTAGCTGACTCTGAGGAGTTCTCCTTCTTGGGCGTCAGATCGGCCTCCAAGTTCCACCTTTCCGCCGTCCATGCCGAAGAGGGCGTTTTGAAGATTGGTGGTCCAGGTCAGGCCCTTTCTGGGATCATTACCGATGACGGGAAGTTGAAGCTTTCTGACGGGACTTACGCTGTCGTTAAAGACAACGGCGCTCTTGTCGAGTCTTCCCAGGAGAACGGGTCCTCTGGGTTCTCTGTCACCGACGGCTACCTACAGTACGTTGGTAACTCTGGCTTCTTCCCAGTGTCAAACGGCAACAGCTACGACTTGTCTGTCAAGCCAGCCGAGGGCTCAGAGACCGCCATTGGTATCCGCGCTTTGAACAACGCTGGTGCCCCAATcccagacttcccataa